CGATCTTGAGAAGAGTCGAGCACGATTATCCTCCTTACTCGTACCTTTAACGAGGAGCACCCTCCACGTTTGTAAGAAGCCTACGTTTTTGCGCGGAGGGTGTCGTCGGTGCCTCGATAAAGAGTATTTTACGCTTCTTGGTAAGAGATAGCTGTCAATTTCGTCGTTTTTTGTTTTACTTCTTCCGGATCAACTGTGATGCGAGCAACACCCGTTTCCATCGCTGCTTTTGCTACTGCCGCAGCTACGTTTGGCGCTACACGTGGATCGAATGCGGAAGGAATCACTTTATCCGCAGTAAGCTCTTCTGGCGTGATCAGGTCTGCGATTGCATATACAGCAGCCAGCTTCATTTCTTCGTTGATCTCCGTTGCACGTACATCCAAAGCGCCACGGAAGATACCCGGGAATGCCAGAACGTTGTTTACTTGGTTAGGGAAGTCGGAACGGCCTGTACCGATTACTGCCGCACCTGCTTCTTTTGCTTCTTGTGGCATGATTTCTGGTACTGGGTTTGCCATAGCGAAAATGATCGGATCGCGGTTCATCGAACGAACCATGTCCTGTGTAACAGCGCCAGCTACGGATACACCGACAAATACGTCAGCGCCCTTCATTGCATCAGCCAGGTCACCTTGCAGCATGCTGCGGTTTGTAATTTTTGCCATTTGTTCCTTCACTGGGTTCATACCGAATGGACGGCCTTCGTACACGATTCCTTTTGTATCCACCATGATTACTTCTTTAACGCCCATAGAAATCAAAAGCTTCATGATCGCGATACCAGCTGCACCTGCACCGTTCGCTACTACACGGATATCTTCCAGCTTTTTGTCAACCACGCGCAGAGCATTGATCAGACCTGCCGCTGTAACGATTGCGGTACCGTGTTGGTCATCATGGAAAATTGGGATGTTTGTTTCGCGTTTCAGACGCTCTTCGATTTCGAAGCATGCAGGAGCTGCGATATCTTCCAAGTTAACGCCACCAAAAGTAGGCTCAAGCAGTTTTACTGTCTCTACGATTTTATCTACATCTGTTGTATTCAAGCAAATCGGGAATGCATCTACACCTGCGAAGGATTTGAACAGAACTGCTTTCCCTTCCATAACCGGCATTGCTGCTTCTGGTCCGATGTTTCCGAGACCCAGTACAGCAGTACCGTCGCTGACTACTGCAACCAGATTACCTTTCATCGTGTAATCGTACACTTTGGACTTGTCATCAAAAATATCTTTGCAAGGTTCAGCAACCCCAGGAGAATAGGCAAGACTCAGATCGTAAGCATTGCGAACGGGTACCTTGGTCACTGCCTCCAATTTTCCTTGATGTTTTTTGTGAAGCTCCAGTGCTTCCTCTCTCAGGTTGGACATGAGATCCCACTCCATTTCACGATAATAGTTTCTATGATGGCTTGTAGGCAGCAAAAAATGCCTGGGTTATTCCAAGTGGTCTGACCACTTTTTGAGTTATGCTCTCAATATAATAAAAAACTGTTCTCCTGTAAACCTGCCGAAAACGGCGAAAAAGGGAGGACATTCCTCATCCTCCCCAATTTATAGGCATTTCTTTCCGAATTACGCTGTCAGGACCCACAATTTCTCGCGCTTGCTCCAAAAATGACTCATCTACGTCTACCCAATTTGCTTCTGGCAGGCGAATTGTCTGTCTTTTTCCTTCGTAGAAGAGGATAACAGGAATCGTTCCTTTTTTTTCGACAAACAAGCGTGAAAGTCTTTGCAGCGTCGAATCGTGCTCTTGCTCTGCCGATATTTTGACAAATAATACAGTCTCGGCCTTCGGCTGCGGCAGCGATTGTGCATCCCAGAAACGAGAAGCCAAGAGCTTGACCATGTCGTCCTGATGATCGACTCGGGCTTCTGCCACGACCATTTGTTCGCGCTCGAGCAGTGGTGCATACTTCGCATATACCTGTGGGAAAACGACCAGCTCTACGGGTGCCGTTTTGTCCTCTAGCGTAATAAACGCCATCGGGTCCCCTTTTTTCGTTTGGATGCGTCTGGCTTCCGTTATCATTCCGAATACTTTCACCGTCTTGTCGCGCGGCGCATCCCCCAATGAAGAGATAACTGCTACTTCCGGGCGACTGGCGACATGGGCAAATTGATCAAGTGGATGACCGGAGATGTATACCCCGATCAAATCCCGCTCCTCTTTTAATTGCTGCGTATGTGAGAGCGGCGGTACCTCGGGATATTCTGCCAGCTCACGCAGTGGTGCCGCATCTTCTTCACCCGCAAATAGATTGAGCTGGTTGGCGTCACGCTCAATTCTCTTGCTGTTTGCCTTTCCTACCGCTTCATCTAGCAATAGCAAAAGCTGACTGCGATGTCCTGGCAACGAGTCCAACGCGCCGCATAAAGTGAGCGACTCTACTACTCTGCGATTGACTAACCGCGCATCCACGCGGGCACAAAAATCAAAGACGTCGCGATACGGTCTGCCTTTTCGCTCTTTCACGATTGATTCGATGGCACCGTAGCCGACGTTTTTCACTGCGGCCAAACCAAAGCGAATCGCATCCTGCTCCACTGTAAAGTAGGCCAGGCTCTTATTCACGTCAGGCCCGAGCACGGTAAGCTGTAATCGCCGCGCTTCTTCCGTGTACTCGGCAATTCTCGTTTGACTGCCAATGGACAACGAGAGTAGCGCTGCCATGAACGCAAGCGGATAAGTTGCTTTCAAATAAGCCATCTGAT
This genomic stretch from Brevibacillus sp. DP1.3A harbors:
- a CDS encoding NADP-dependent malic enzyme; amino-acid sequence: MSNLREEALELHKKHQGKLEAVTKVPVRNAYDLSLAYSPGVAEPCKDIFDDKSKVYDYTMKGNLVAVVSDGTAVLGLGNIGPEAAMPVMEGKAVLFKSFAGVDAFPICLNTTDVDKIVETVKLLEPTFGGVNLEDIAAPACFEIEERLKRETNIPIFHDDQHGTAIVTAAGLINALRVVDKKLEDIRVVANGAGAAGIAIMKLLISMGVKEVIMVDTKGIVYEGRPFGMNPVKEQMAKITNRSMLQGDLADAMKGADVFVGVSVAGAVTQDMVRSMNRDPIIFAMANPVPEIMPQEAKEAGAAVIGTGRSDFPNQVNNVLAFPGIFRGALDVRATEINEEMKLAAVYAIADLITPEELTADKVIPSAFDPRVAPNVAAAVAKAAMETGVARITVDPEEVKQKTTKLTAISYQEA